The genome window CGCTTGAATATTCACTATTCATATTTTCATTATAGTAAATCTGTGCCTGATATAATTTGGTCATCATTTCCTTTTCAGGCATATTGGAACCATCATTATCAGTTACATCTTTATATATATTCTTTGTAATATTCTCTGCTTTATCTTTTGTCTTTACTGGATTCTTCTCAGCTTCAGACAAATATTTTATCAAAGATTCTGTCATAACGACACCCTGCAAGCCAGTGTCTCCTATTTTGTATTCACTTGCTATACTGCTTTCTTTTTCTCCTCCATTCTGAGCCTGTCCCGATTGTTCCGGACTTTTGTTCTCCTCCGATGTTTTCTGTTTTTGTGTAGTGGTTTGTTGTTTCTTTTGTGCTTGTACATTATTTTGGGGTGGAGTACCATATCCTACCATTACTAACATAAGGACAAAGCAAGCGAAACCACCACTAAAGGCTTTTAGTAACTTATGTTTCTGTCCTTTGTTTTTTTTCCATAAAACAATAGGAACAATAATAATTCCTAGTGCAGAAAGCAATCCAATAAAAGAAATCAATTTAAATCCTTCCTCTCTATCTATACATTAACTGTTATTTTACATAATCCAAGCAACTCACATTTATTAATGGAATACTGGATAATTAGCTTTTGGATGTACAAATTATACGATTACTTGCGATAATAAACAACAGGTAAGTTATACCTACATAACGCCAAGTTTTTTAGGTTTGAAAGTATTTGTTATTACGATTTTTACATTATGTCATTATTAATATTAATTTTTATAAAGTGCCTTAAAATTTTACTACATTAAGTAAAAATCTTTGAACCTTTGTATTTCAGATGGTATAATATGGGTATATTTATTTAAAACTATGGAGCTAAAATGAAATCAATTGTATTAACTGGTGGAGGCTCATCTGGGCACGTTACACCGAATATTGCTTTAATATCAAAACTAAAAGAACGAAATTGTGAAATAAATTATATAGGTTCAGAAAATGGAATTGAAAAACAATTAATAATGAATGAGAATATAACTTATCACTCAATCAAAGCAGGTAAACTAAGACGGTATTTTGATTTGAAAAATATTACAGATATATATCGTGTTATGGATGGATTTAGACAGTCTGTTTCGATAATGAGAAAATTAAAACCGGATATCTTATTTAGTAAGGGTGGTTTTGTTTCTTGTCCAGTTGTATGGGCAGCTTGGATATGTAAAGTTCCTGTAGTAATACATGAGTCAGATATGACACCTGGCTTAACAAATCGATTGTCAATACCATTTTCTAAGAAGATATGTTTTACTTTTCCTGAATCAAAGGAACACATTTCCAAAGAAAAAGGTATTTTAACCGGCATTCCTATAAGACAATCCTTATTTACAGGTGAAAAGAGTAAAGGCCAAAAAATATGTGAATTTAATGATGATAGGCCTGTTTTGATGGTTGTCGGTGGTAGTCAAGGTGCTGAAAATATTAACAAGGTAATTAGAAATAACCTAGATAGGCTTATCAAGGAATATAATATATGTCACATATGTGGTAAAGGTAATCTTGCTAGTAATCTTCAAAATATTAAAGGGTATAAGCAGTTCGAATATATAAAGGAGGAGCAGCCACATTTATATTCATTGGCTGATGTAGTTATTTCTAGAGCAGGCGCAACTACTTTATTTGAGTTGATAGCTTTAAGAAAGCCTAATTTACTTATACCATTATCTAAAAATGCTAGTCGAGGAGATCAAATCTTGAATGC of Clostridia bacterium contains these proteins:
- a CDS encoding undecaprenyldiphospho-muramoylpentapeptide beta-N-acetylglucosaminyltransferase, translating into MKSIVLTGGGSSGHVTPNIALISKLKERNCEINYIGSENGIEKQLIMNENITYHSIKAGKLRRYFDLKNITDIYRVMDGFRQSVSIMRKLKPDILFSKGGFVSCPVVWAAWICKVPVVIHESDMTPGLTNRLSIPFSKKICFTFPESKEHISKEKGILTGIPIRQSLFTGEKSKGQKICEFNDDRPVLMVVGGSQGAENINKVIRNNLDRLIKEYNICHICGKGNLASNLQNIKGYKQFEYIKEEQPHLYSLADVVISRAGATTLFELIALRKPNLLIPLSKNASRGDQILNAESFRKQETVGNYV